In Arachis hypogaea cultivar Tifrunner chromosome 17, arahy.Tifrunner.gnm2.J5K5, whole genome shotgun sequence, a single window of DNA contains:
- the LOC112765573 gene encoding uncharacterized protein isoform X2 has protein sequence MEERRKACLVAAETPPPLLGLLPPLSSPQDSDSLLLLHQFLVPRYHLLSPRFSDPHSISHHLVLLAIISWSKPPMTLPTYPVMILFDLSRGSNPTLIGGSITPRHVSSSDVVPKTIGKDRMLLK, from the exons ATGGAGGAGAGAAGAAAGGCGTGCTTGGTCGCCGCTGAAACTCCACCGCCATTGCTAGGGCTTCTTCCACCGCTATCATCTCCTCAAGATTCAGATTCCCTTCTTCTCTTGCATCAATTTCTCGTTCCACGCTATCATCTCCTCTCTCCCCGCTTTTCAGATCCTCATTCAATTTCTCATCATCTCGTTCTTCTCGCCATCATATCGTGGTCAAAGCCACCGATGACTCTTCCAACCTATCCGGTGATGATCCTTTTCGATCTTTCCCGTGGTTCCAATCCGACTCTG ATTGGAGGCTCCATCACCCCTCGCCATGTTAGCTCTTCAGAT GTAGTACCGAAGACTATTGGAAAAGATAGGATGCTGCTCAAGTAA
- the LOC112765573 gene encoding uncharacterized protein isoform X1, with product MEERRKACLVAAETPPPLLGLLPPLSSPQDSDSLLLLHQFLVPRYHLLSPRFSDPHSISHHLVLLAIISWSKPPMTLPTYPVMILFDLSRGSNPTLKFNGFMRIELHCSPLMDWCRLEAPSPLAMLALQM from the exons ATGGAGGAGAGAAGAAAGGCGTGCTTGGTCGCCGCTGAAACTCCACCGCCATTGCTAGGGCTTCTTCCACCGCTATCATCTCCTCAAGATTCAGATTCCCTTCTTCTCTTGCATCAATTTCTCGTTCCACGCTATCATCTCCTCTCTCCCCGCTTTTCAGATCCTCATTCAATTTCTCATCATCTCGTTCTTCTCGCCATCATATCGTGGTCAAAGCCACCGATGACTCTTCCAACCTATCCGGTGATGATCCTTTTCGATCTTTCCCGTGGTTCCAATCCGACTCTG AAATTCAATGGGTTCATGAGGATAGAATTACATTGTTCACCGCTGATGGACTGGTGCAGATTGGAGGCTCCATCACCCCTCGCCATGTTAGCTCTTCAGAT GTAG